A genomic region of Leptolyngbya sp. NIES-2104 contains the following coding sequences:
- a CDS encoding B12-binding domain-containing radical SAM protein has product MKVLLLYPKFPKTFWSYDRFIQMAGLKAFIPPLGILTVAALLPSEWEVRFCDRNVRLETDDDWDWCDLVVLSAMLAQRTDFHALIQTAVDRGKKVAVGGPYPTSVPEEVIASGAHYLVLDEGEMTVPQFVDAMATGAEQGVFRSPEKPDVTISPLPRFDLLDLEAYLMMSIQFSRGCPFNCEFCDIITLYGRKPRTKEPQQAIAELQVLYDLGWRGSVFIVDDNFIGNQRNVKRFLKELIPWMESHDYPFTFVTEASVNLADDPELLELMVQAGFYGVFLGIETPDQESLQTTRKYQNTRSPLAQACQAITQAGLLIYAGFILGFDGERSGAGDRIRAFVEETQIPQPMLGILQALPNTDLWERLKRENRLRRTEQDLLEVGDQNTLMNFHPTRSLDEIAQDYITTLWTLYEPANYLKRCFQHCLNLTPNPRLRQNLHFPLQKGLRLMLQVVWLQGIRRSQIRAQFWQQLWEMIIRRPRSLNLYFGLCAAGEHFAEYRCLARERIAQQIGHDPLHQLNQPVAVV; this is encoded by the coding sequence ATGAAAGTACTTCTGCTCTATCCTAAGTTTCCGAAAACGTTTTGGTCTTACGATCGCTTTATCCAGATGGCAGGACTGAAAGCTTTTATTCCACCGCTGGGAATTCTCACGGTTGCAGCACTATTGCCGTCCGAGTGGGAAGTGCGGTTTTGCGATCGTAATGTGAGACTCGAAACCGACGACGACTGGGACTGGTGTGATTTGGTGGTTTTGTCGGCGATGCTGGCACAAAGAACAGATTTTCATGCACTGATTCAAACAGCGGTTGACCGAGGGAAGAAAGTTGCGGTGGGGGGTCCTTATCCGACTTCGGTTCCAGAAGAAGTGATCGCTTCGGGCGCTCATTACTTAGTGTTAGATGAAGGAGAAATGACGGTTCCACAGTTTGTGGATGCCATGGCAACCGGCGCAGAACAAGGAGTCTTCCGCAGTCCAGAAAAGCCCGATGTCACGATTAGTCCGCTTCCTCGGTTTGATTTACTCGACCTAGAGGCGTATTTGATGATGTCGATTCAGTTTTCGCGTGGGTGTCCGTTTAACTGTGAATTCTGTGACATTATTACCCTCTACGGTCGCAAACCCCGAACAAAGGAACCGCAGCAAGCGATCGCAGAACTGCAAGTGCTTTATGATCTCGGTTGGCGCGGGTCGGTGTTTATTGTCGATGACAACTTTATTGGCAATCAGCGCAACGTCAAACGATTTCTGAAAGAACTGATTCCGTGGATGGAGTCTCATGACTATCCGTTTACCTTCGTTACTGAAGCTTCAGTGAATCTGGCTGATGATCCAGAACTCTTAGAATTGATGGTGCAAGCAGGCTTCTACGGCGTATTTCTGGGAATTGAAACACCGGATCAAGAGAGTTTGCAAACGACTCGCAAATATCAAAACACTCGCAGTCCGCTCGCCCAAGCTTGTCAGGCGATCACACAAGCAGGATTGTTGATTTATGCAGGGTTTATTTTGGGATTTGATGGAGAACGATCGGGAGCGGGCGATCGCATTCGAGCCTTTGTTGAAGAAACTCAGATTCCTCAACCGATGTTAGGCATTCTTCAGGCGCTTCCCAACACCGACTTATGGGAACGGTTGAAGCGCGAGAACCGCTTGCGACGCACCGAACAAGACCTTTTGGAAGTGGGCGATCAAAATACCTTGATGAATTTTCATCCGACGCGATCGCTCGATGAAATTGCTCAAGACTACATCACAACGCTGTGGACGCTGTATGAACCGGCGAACTATCTCAAGCGTTGTTTTCAGCACTGTCTAAACCTAACTCCGAATCCACGGCTGCGGCAGAATCTGCATTTCCCACTTCAGAAGGGGCTGCGATTGATGCTACAGGTGGTTTGGCTCCAGGGCATTCGTCGAAGTCAGATTCGCGCTCAGTTTTGGCAACAACTCTGGGAAATGATCATTCGCAGACCGCGATCGCTAAATCTCTATTTTGGATTGTGTGCAGCCGGAGAGCATTTTGCTGAGTATCGCTGTTTAGCAAGAGAGCGAATCGCGCAGCAAATCGGGCATGACCCACTTCATCAACTCAACCAACCCGTTGCAGTCGTTTAG
- a CDS encoding TonB-dependent siderophore receptor gives MKFCFFGVVLVSSAAWVCVLTESSHGVEVPAPSQQQPTLSNLREFQVPLSDARLLQSEPSAIVVEQDAVEIAEQDLNPSSAPEEEEEEIIGVEKLQKPSSTPVYTIDADEIRRESADSLAEILRGLPGFAINDAGFGADIHTGTFYRGASINQSVFLLNGRSIGSNVNTYHGGTDLNSIPTGAIERVELSSGTAATLYGSEAIGGVVNVVTKKGSGLPQFNGFAQVGSFSSSNYRGSYSGSLGAVDYLFSYQRFKADNNYRVPVGAANRGSDGRLFNGDSTQDNYYGNLSFDLNDRNSLSLDVSTVTSRRGLLYFGFPLQRDRLDHDTVNVGLTWKAALGSGDDSTLNTTLSFNQDYFSTYGPTQATFFRRGVLNSRGLNARVEHNWQTSKTNTLRWGVDLQNSLLDGEAFSTLPRLARFNGEFDRDRFQAALFALNTWQITNTFQAEFGLRQNFTSEFGSYLNPSVGARWALSPNLALRGSWVSVHRNPGLDQLYAFDTVHNWLPNPDLNPETGSSWTAGFDLQLSRSFAAQFTYFGSRLNDRISVQSGQWANIGLVNTNGIEAALRWQLAPQWSTFVNYTYTDAKIGSGAERGLQLSTIPFSVARFGIGYASNGWEVNLFASYFSGARRALFTLAGDNPREFSPSWISFDLGLRIPVTRGLGLTVFLENLADRSYEKVNRIYQPGLTYRFGLVSDF, from the coding sequence ATGAAATTTTGTTTTTTCGGCGTTGTACTGGTTTCCAGTGCAGCATGGGTCTGTGTATTAACCGAGTCAAGCCATGGTGTGGAAGTACCTGCACCCTCACAGCAGCAACCAACACTCTCTAATCTTCGAGAGTTTCAAGTGCCTCTGTCTGATGCTCGACTGCTTCAATCCGAGCCATCAGCGATCGTAGTAGAGCAAGATGCTGTAGAAATCGCAGAACAAGACTTGAATCCATCCTCAGCGCCGGAAGAAGAGGAAGAAGAAATTATCGGGGTTGAAAAGCTTCAGAAGCCATCCTCAACCCCGGTTTATACGATCGATGCCGATGAGATCCGGCGTGAGAGTGCTGATAGTCTCGCAGAGATTCTTCGCGGGTTGCCTGGATTTGCCATCAATGATGCTGGCTTTGGTGCAGATATTCACACTGGAACCTTTTATCGGGGCGCTTCGATCAATCAATCGGTGTTTTTGCTCAATGGTCGATCGATTGGCTCAAACGTCAATACCTATCACGGTGGGACTGATTTAAACTCAATTCCGACAGGCGCGATCGAGCGCGTTGAACTCTCTAGCGGAACGGCTGCAACACTCTACGGCTCTGAAGCGATCGGGGGCGTTGTCAACGTCGTGACGAAAAAAGGGAGTGGTCTTCCACAATTTAATGGTTTTGCTCAGGTGGGATCATTTAGTTCCTCGAACTACCGGGGCAGCTATTCTGGTTCGCTTGGAGCCGTGGATTATCTGTTTAGTTATCAACGATTTAAAGCAGACAATAATTACCGCGTCCCGGTTGGAGCCGCCAATCGAGGTTCAGACGGGCGATTGTTCAACGGCGATTCGACTCAAGATAATTACTATGGCAATCTGAGTTTTGATCTTAACGATCGTAATTCGCTAAGCCTAGATGTTTCAACAGTCACAAGTCGGCGCGGCTTGTTGTACTTCGGATTTCCACTACAGCGCGATCGCTTAGATCACGATACGGTGAACGTCGGCTTGACTTGGAAAGCAGCGCTAGGAAGTGGAGACGATTCAACGCTGAATACAACGCTATCGTTTAACCAAGACTATTTCAGCACTTACGGACCGACACAAGCAACATTCTTTCGTCGAGGGGTTCTGAATTCTCGCGGCTTGAATGCCAGAGTTGAACACAATTGGCAAACGAGCAAAACGAATACTCTGCGGTGGGGCGTTGATTTACAAAATTCGCTGCTCGATGGAGAAGCATTTAGTACGTTGCCTCGTTTGGCTCGATTTAATGGAGAGTTTGATCGCGATCGCTTTCAAGCGGCTTTGTTTGCGTTAAATACTTGGCAGATTACCAATACCTTTCAAGCAGAATTTGGTCTGCGGCAGAACTTTACCAGCGAATTTGGTAGCTATCTCAATCCCAGTGTGGGAGCGCGTTGGGCACTGTCGCCCAATCTTGCACTCAGAGGAAGTTGGGTGTCTGTGCATCGCAATCCTGGACTTGATCAACTCTACGCTTTTGATACGGTTCACAATTGGTTGCCAAATCCTGATCTCAATCCTGAAACTGGATCGTCTTGGACGGCTGGATTTGATCTGCAACTATCGAGAAGCTTTGCAGCACAGTTTACTTACTTTGGCAGTCGGTTAAACGATCGTATCTCTGTTCAATCAGGACAATGGGCAAATATTGGACTCGTCAATACGAACGGCATCGAAGCAGCACTACGTTGGCAGCTTGCGCCACAGTGGTCAACCTTTGTCAACTACACCTACACAGATGCCAAGATTGGCAGCGGTGCAGAACGAGGATTGCAATTGAGTACGATTCCGTTTTCAGTTGCCCGATTCGGCATTGGTTACGCCTCAAATGGGTGGGAGGTTAATCTATTTGCCAGCTACTTTAGTGGGGCACGACGCGCTTTATTTACGCTTGCAGGCGACAATCCCCGTGAGTTTTCACCGTCTTGGATCAGTTTTGATCTGGGTTTACGAATTCCGGTCACTCGTGGGCTAGGGTTGACTGTATTCCTTGAAAATCTTGCCGATCGTAGTTATGAAAAAGTCAATCGCATTTATCAACCCGGTTTGACTTATCGTTTCGGTCTTGTTTCAGATTTTTAG
- a CDS encoding PAS domain S-box protein, whose product MSDEFKTKAQLIAENTALRQRIKQLETVQTQFQQIQQALQDNQALFRRVIDSSIIGIKFWDVSGQIYEANETYLRMIGYSREELQAGVVRWDDLTPPEQLHLNDRALAEMRQSRVFTPFEKEYILKDGSRLPILVGGAFLEGSQEQGVCFILDISKRKKAEEQLRLFESAVVNANDVIIVTEAEPFDLPGPRILYANRAFTRMTGYTLEEVIGKTPRILQGPNTDRAILDRIRTALKQWQSVEVEVLNYRKDGSEFWAELSIVPIANETGWYTHWIAIQREISDRKQAETERAELLAREQSARSDAERANRLKDEFLATLSHELRTPLNAIIGFSQMLRLRKLSETESMQLIETIERNARSQAQLIEDLLDVSRIITGKLQLELQPVELVPVIEAAIDTVRPTAQAKSIQLQAVLDPTTGAALGDATRLQQIVWNLLSNAVKFTPKHGRVQVRLERVRSHLEIIVTDSGKGISAEYLPYIFERFHQADSSTTRTYGGLGLGLAIVRHLVELHGGSVRAASLGEGQGATFTVQLPLPAVQMPQANQSPSIMQINQIVDNPSALQGLQILVVDDEADARQLLTMLLTGCGAIVQTAASATEALQMLSVDQPDVLVSDIGMAEQDGYQLLQQVRAQGYRLPAIALTAYARSEDRIKALTAGFQMHVPKPVELAELVMVIRYVTGRTAEN is encoded by the coding sequence ATGTCTGACGAATTCAAGACCAAAGCGCAATTAATCGCAGAAAATACTGCACTCCGTCAGCGCATTAAACAATTAGAAACCGTTCAAACTCAGTTTCAGCAAATTCAGCAAGCCTTACAGGACAATCAAGCTCTGTTTCGACGGGTGATTGACTCTAGCATCATTGGCATTAAATTTTGGGATGTCAGCGGTCAAATTTACGAAGCAAATGAAACATATTTGCGAATGATCGGCTACAGTCGCGAAGAATTACAAGCGGGCGTTGTGCGTTGGGATGATCTTACACCACCGGAGCAGCTTCATCTTAACGATCGTGCTTTAGCAGAAATGCGACAGTCTAGAGTCTTCACCCCCTTTGAGAAAGAATATATTCTCAAAGACGGCAGCCGTTTACCGATTTTAGTAGGAGGTGCTTTTCTCGAAGGATCACAAGAACAAGGAGTCTGTTTTATTCTCGACATCAGCAAGCGTAAAAAAGCCGAAGAACAACTTCGATTGTTTGAATCAGCAGTCGTGAACGCAAACGATGTCATTATTGTTACCGAAGCAGAACCCTTTGATTTGCCTGGTCCACGCATTCTTTATGCAAATCGTGCGTTTACTCGCATGACTGGCTACACGCTCGAAGAAGTCATCGGAAAAACACCCCGCATTCTACAAGGACCGAACACCGATCGCGCCATTCTCGATCGCATTCGCACCGCACTAAAACAATGGCAATCGGTCGAAGTGGAAGTCCTCAACTATCGTAAAGATGGCTCCGAGTTCTGGGCAGAGTTAAGCATTGTCCCGATCGCGAACGAAACAGGCTGGTATACTCACTGGATCGCGATTCAGCGCGAAATCTCCGATCGCAAACAGGCAGAAACCGAACGAGCAGAGCTTTTAGCACGTGAACAATCCGCCCGCAGCGATGCCGAACGCGCCAATCGGCTCAAAGATGAATTCTTAGCCACACTCTCCCATGAACTCCGCACACCGCTAAATGCAATCATTGGTTTTAGTCAAATGTTGCGCTTAAGAAAGCTGAGCGAAACTGAATCGATGCAACTAATCGAAACGATCGAGCGCAATGCGCGATCGCAGGCACAACTGATCGAAGATTTGCTCGATGTTTCTCGTATTATTACCGGAAAGCTTCAACTCGAATTACAGCCTGTGGAACTGGTGCCTGTGATCGAAGCGGCGATCGATACAGTTCGTCCGACTGCACAAGCGAAATCAATTCAACTGCAAGCGGTCCTCGACCCAACCACCGGAGCGGCGTTAGGGGATGCCACTCGTTTACAGCAAATTGTGTGGAATCTGCTTTCAAATGCGGTCAAATTTACGCCGAAACACGGGCGCGTTCAGGTGCGATTAGAACGAGTGCGATCGCATCTTGAAATCATCGTGACCGACAGCGGCAAAGGCATTAGTGCCGAATATTTGCCCTATATTTTTGAGCGGTTTCATCAAGCCGATAGCAGCACGACTCGAACTTATGGAGGATTGGGATTAGGACTTGCGATCGTGCGGCACTTAGTAGAATTACACGGCGGCTCTGTTCGGGCTGCCAGTTTAGGTGAGGGACAAGGAGCAACTTTCACGGTTCAATTACCGCTACCCGCCGTACAAATGCCCCAAGCTAACCAATCTCCATCAATCATGCAGATCAATCAAATCGTAGATAATCCATCCGCCCTACAAGGGTTGCAAATCCTCGTTGTCGATGATGAAGCCGATGCACGTCAATTATTAACGATGCTGCTGACTGGATGTGGCGCGATCGTGCAAACTGCCGCTTCTGCAACTGAAGCCTTACAAATGTTGAGCGTAGATCAGCCAGATGTTTTAGTTTCTGATATTGGTATGGCAGAACAAGACGGCTATCAGCTGCTGCAACAAGTCCGGGCACAAGGGTATCGTTTACCTGCGATCGCGCTCACGGCTTATGCTCGCAGCGAAGATCGAATCAAAGCCTTGACTGCTGGATTTCAAATGCACGTTCCTAAGCCTGTTGAACTTGCCGAGCTAGTCATGGTGATTCGCTATGTCACTGGGCGAACAGCCGAAAATTGA
- a CDS encoding response regulator: MSEPSSLLKGLQVLVVDDRVDDCSLITLLLEAYQVQVETVYSVQEALDYIRNSPIDALISDIAMPGEDGYSLLRRVRQLHPNQGGRMPAIAVTALGTEEAYKQALVAGFQAVLSKPIKFDELTTLLAGLTCSIVGLDTLSLP, translated from the coding sequence ATGTCTGAGCCAAGCTCACTTTTGAAAGGTTTGCAGGTGTTGGTTGTCGATGATCGCGTCGATGACTGCTCACTCATTACGCTGCTACTCGAAGCGTATCAAGTGCAAGTCGAAACGGTTTATTCTGTGCAGGAAGCTTTAGACTACATTCGCAACTCTCCGATCGATGCCCTAATCAGTGATATTGCGATGCCCGGTGAAGATGGGTACTCATTACTTCGCCGTGTCCGGCAGCTACACCCGAATCAAGGCGGACGGATGCCCGCGATCGCAGTCACTGCACTGGGAACCGAAGAAGCCTATAAACAAGCGCTCGTTGCTGGGTTTCAAGCAGTTCTATCCAAACCCATCAAGTTCGATGAACTGACAACACTTTTGGCGGGTCTAACTTGTAGCATTGTTGGGCTAGACACACTATCTCTACCTTAA
- a CDS encoding DUF2382 domain-containing protein: protein MALHKIKDFDPDYRDYSGGDDIVGFDLYSSDGKIGSVDDVLVDDQGEFRYLVIHTGAWILGKQVLLPIGNARIEFKDRRVYAKNLTKAQVERLPEYDENKIVDYDHEEQVRGVYRPAATTTAYDRNSYGYDRDPDLYNLNDTDHQSLRLYQERLVASKTRRKSGEVTVGKHVETETARVSVPIEKERIVIERTPGTGQTVVPGAKDFVEGEVARMEVYEEVPDVHKEAFVREEIRVTKVVEQETVTAEEQVRREELDLNVDGNPTIDKGVNTKR, encoded by the coding sequence ATGGCACTTCATAAGATTAAAGACTTTGATCCAGACTATCGTGATTATTCAGGTGGAGATGATATTGTTGGGTTTGATCTCTACTCTAGTGACGGCAAAATTGGCTCAGTCGATGATGTGTTAGTCGATGACCAAGGCGAATTTCGCTATCTCGTGATTCATACCGGAGCGTGGATTCTCGGTAAACAAGTCCTGCTCCCGATCGGCAATGCGCGAATTGAATTCAAAGACCGCCGCGTTTACGCGAAGAATCTGACTAAAGCTCAAGTGGAACGCTTACCTGAGTACGACGAAAACAAGATCGTAGACTATGATCACGAAGAGCAAGTCCGCGGTGTTTATCGTCCTGCTGCAACGACCACAGCTTACGATCGCAATTCTTACGGGTACGATCGCGATCCTGATTTGTATAATCTCAATGATACTGATCACCAAAGCTTAAGACTGTATCAAGAGCGGTTAGTTGCCAGCAAGACTCGCCGCAAATCAGGCGAAGTCACGGTTGGTAAACACGTTGAAACTGAGACTGCACGAGTTTCTGTGCCAATCGAGAAAGAGCGGATTGTAATCGAGCGAACTCCTGGAACGGGTCAAACGGTTGTTCCGGGTGCTAAGGACTTTGTAGAAGGCGAGGTCGCTCGGATGGAAGTCTACGAAGAAGTGCCCGATGTCCACAAAGAAGCTTTTGTGCGGGAAGAAATTCGCGTGACGAAAGTGGTTGAGCAAGAAACCGTCACCGCAGAAGAGCAAGTTCGCCGTGAAGAACTCGATCTGAATGTCGATGGCAATCCGACGATCGATAAAGGCGTAAATACCAAACGCTAA
- a CDS encoding CAAD domain-containing protein, producing the protein MTTEFSTNSATQLSQTDEQIVEEVMAELAANPPALTAEQQIEAQRRLAWERDQAKIADFFNDPFKYVADFWQQYKPLVITLLVVGAAIFAVKVVLSLIHFVTNLPLISPLLQLIGLAYTAWFVSRYLLKAETRKELSAKVDEIKQGIIGTTEEIVGDTSIDVKKSVMIQKSPEELYQFWRNFENLPRFMRHLEAVKVLDETRSHWVARAPLGTTVEWDAEIIDEKENQSIVWKSLEGAEVDSTGSVAFSSANGSGTEVKVTMKYNPPAGIAGAAVANLFGESPQQQLDEDLNRFKQVMEAM; encoded by the coding sequence ATGACTACAGAATTTTCAACCAATTCCGCGACTCAGCTTTCTCAAACTGACGAACAAATCGTAGAAGAAGTGATGGCTGAGTTAGCTGCAAATCCGCCTGCACTCACCGCAGAGCAGCAAATCGAGGCGCAGCGCCGACTCGCATGGGAACGCGATCAAGCGAAGATTGCAGACTTCTTTAACGACCCGTTCAAATACGTTGCAGACTTTTGGCAGCAGTACAAGCCACTTGTGATCACTTTGCTGGTTGTTGGAGCAGCAATTTTTGCTGTCAAAGTAGTTTTGAGTTTGATTCATTTTGTCACCAATCTGCCTTTGATTAGCCCACTTCTTCAATTGATTGGATTGGCTTACACGGCTTGGTTTGTTTCTCGCTATCTGCTCAAGGCGGAAACTCGCAAAGAGCTTTCTGCAAAGGTGGATGAAATCAAGCAAGGCATTATTGGAACGACCGAAGAGATTGTTGGAGACACCAGCATTGACGTGAAAAAGAGTGTGATGATTCAGAAGTCGCCTGAAGAGCTTTACCAATTCTGGCGCAACTTCGAGAATCTTCCTCGCTTTATGCGTCACCTGGAGGCGGTCAAAGTTTTAGATGAGACGCGATCGCATTGGGTTGCGAGAGCACCACTCGGTACTACCGTCGAATGGGATGCTGAGATTATCGATGAGAAGGAAAACCAATCGATCGTCTGGAAATCTCTAGAAGGGGCGGAAGTTGATAGTACTGGTTCAGTTGCATTCAGCAGCGCCAATGGAAGCGGTACTGAAGTCAAAGTAACGATGAAGTACAACCCGCCCGCTGGTATTGCCGGCGCAGCGGTTGCGAACTTGTTCGGTGAAAGTCCGCAGCAGCAGCTTGATGAAGATTTGAATCGATTCAAGCAAGTCATGGAAGCAATGTAG
- a CDS encoding SDR family oxidoreductase, translated as MTTALITGASAGIGAAFAQELASRGMNLVLVARSQNKLEDLARSLRSQYRVKVDVIAQDLTASNAATTIFETTQAKNCTIDLLINNAGTGDYGDFAERDRAFQLQIIQLNVAAFVDLTHQFLQPMRQRRSGSIINLASVAAFQSMPYFSIYAATKAFILSFSEALWAENRSYGVHVLAVCPGSAGKQFFQQAGFPPTLVELSSVVETSAEVVVRDALNALEKRHSIVIPGNLGNQILATLPRFIPRDWVASFWKLVLGAQR; from the coding sequence ATGACAACGGCATTAATCACCGGAGCTTCCGCAGGAATTGGAGCGGCTTTTGCTCAAGAGCTTGCATCTCGTGGCATGAATTTAGTTTTAGTGGCTCGCTCTCAGAATAAGTTAGAAGACTTGGCTAGATCGTTACGATCGCAGTATCGCGTCAAAGTTGATGTGATTGCTCAAGATCTAACGGCTTCTAATGCAGCCACAACGATTTTTGAAACCACACAGGCAAAGAACTGCACGATCGATCTATTAATCAACAATGCAGGAACCGGAGACTATGGTGATTTTGCAGAACGCGATCGAGCGTTTCAACTTCAAATCATTCAACTAAACGTTGCTGCATTCGTCGATTTAACCCATCAGTTTCTACAACCCATGCGGCAACGCCGTTCAGGAAGCATTATCAATCTTGCTTCAGTCGCAGCTTTTCAATCAATGCCGTATTTTTCTATCTATGCCGCGACAAAAGCATTTATCCTAAGCTTTAGTGAGGCATTGTGGGCAGAAAATCGTAGCTATGGAGTTCACGTTCTTGCAGTTTGTCCGGGTTCTGCTGGAAAGCAATTTTTTCAGCAAGCTGGATTTCCGCCAACGCTGGTCGAACTCTCGTCAGTTGTAGAAACATCTGCTGAAGTCGTTGTACGCGATGCCTTGAATGCACTAGAAAAACGGCACTCGATCGTCATTCCTGGCAATCTCGGTAATCAAATTTTAGCAACGCTGCCAAGATTTATTCCTCGCGATTGGGTTGCATCTTTTTGGAAATTAGTTCTTGGAGCGCAACGCTAG
- a CDS encoding winged helix-turn-helix transcriptional regulator — translation MNPLKLRSERCSPFGKLILRYLEKNPHTNMSQLARQVGISRAGLGWLCLKQGAPDEETAKKIAQIIEVDLTQVARLVHESKLEKLAAQNKLTYATKFSKVGTKQPVPVENAIAGLNIVVRAFHEVIQTIPEEDQPSDFQMYKQAYEIVKGQFLGNRKVSKRQQARSGN, via the coding sequence ATGAACCCATTAAAGTTACGTTCTGAACGCTGTTCACCCTTTGGAAAGTTGATTTTGCGGTATCTTGAAAAGAACCCGCATACCAATATGAGTCAGCTAGCGCGGCAGGTTGGAATTTCGCGGGCAGGATTGGGCTGGCTCTGTCTCAAGCAGGGCGCTCCCGACGAAGAAACTGCTAAAAAAATTGCTCAGATCATCGAAGTTGATCTGACTCAGGTTGCTCGTTTAGTGCATGAAAGCAAATTAGAAAAGTTAGCAGCACAAAATAAGCTGACCTATGCAACGAAGTTCAGTAAGGTGGGAACGAAGCAGCCAGTTCCAGTCGAAAACGCGATCGCAGGTCTCAATATCGTCGTTCGTGCATTTCACGAAGTCATTCAAACCATTCCCGAAGAGGATCAACCATCAGACTTTCAGATGTACAAGCAAGCATACGAAATTGTCAAAGGTCAGTTTCTAGGCAATCGCAAAGTCTCTAAACGTCAACAAGCCCGGTCAGGAAACTAA
- a CDS encoding trans-acting enoyl reductase family protein yields MSERVYDVVLYGASGFVGKQTVQYFASHAVSEPVRWAIAGRNRQKLEAVRDEIGVTVDVLVADSQAQQAIDAIVAQTQVILTTAGPFALYGNALVDACVRFKTHYVDITGETPWVRTLIDRYHAQAAIDGTRIIPCCGFDSVPSDLGAYLVVRHLQREFNLSCNQVKAYFQAAGGFNGGTLASAFNLYTSQAIAQMNEPFLLNPSRNQTQAQIDRNRDPQLPSFDPDLKTWIAPFFMGPVNTRIVRRSCALYEEWQEPYGTGFTYQEYLKFDEPLAGLKATGLTAGLGLFVGVLQQPLLRSLVQPVLPQPGSGPSEQTMNEGWFSCELVGTASDGRQVRGLIRDQGDPGNRATVKFICEAALSLALQPDELPGGGGVARGGILTPATGLGDVLAERLRHAGMVIDVHL; encoded by the coding sequence ATGTCTGAACGTGTTTATGATGTTGTTCTCTACGGTGCAAGCGGATTTGTTGGCAAACAAACAGTGCAGTATTTCGCTAGTCATGCTGTTTCTGAACCCGTCCGTTGGGCGATCGCTGGACGAAATCGCCAGAAGTTAGAAGCCGTTCGAGATGAAATTGGCGTAACCGTGGATGTGTTAGTTGCAGACAGTCAAGCTCAGCAGGCGATTGATGCGATTGTTGCTCAAACTCAGGTCATTCTCACTACGGCTGGACCTTTTGCCCTTTACGGCAATGCCCTCGTCGATGCTTGTGTTCGTTTCAAAACGCATTACGTCGATATCACCGGAGAAACGCCTTGGGTGAGAACGTTAATCGATCGCTACCACGCACAAGCAGCGATCGACGGTACGCGCATCATTCCCTGTTGTGGCTTTGATTCTGTGCCGTCTGATCTGGGTGCTTATCTTGTCGTGCGTCACCTGCAACGAGAATTCAATCTATCCTGCAATCAAGTGAAGGCTTATTTTCAAGCGGCGGGTGGTTTTAATGGAGGAACACTCGCTTCTGCGTTTAATCTCTACACTTCACAAGCGATCGCACAAATGAACGAACCTTTCTTACTCAATCCATCTAGAAATCAGACTCAAGCACAGATCGATCGAAATCGTGACCCACAACTGCCATCGTTTGATCCAGATCTGAAAACTTGGATAGCTCCTTTCTTTATGGGACCTGTCAACACTCGCATTGTTCGCCGCAGTTGCGCCTTGTATGAAGAATGGCAGGAACCTTATGGGACTGGCTTCACGTACCAAGAGTATCTCAAGTTCGATGAACCACTGGCAGGGCTGAAAGCAACAGGGTTAACCGCAGGATTGGGACTGTTTGTAGGAGTGTTACAACAACCTCTACTGCGATCGCTCGTGCAACCCGTCTTGCCGCAGCCCGGAAGTGGACCCTCAGAGCAAACAATGAATGAGGGCTGGTTCTCCTGTGAATTGGTGGGCACTGCATCTGACGGACGGCAGGTACGAGGACTGATTCGAGATCAGGGCGATCCTGGTAATCGAGCAACCGTCAAATTTATCTGTGAAGCTGCTTTAAGCTTGGCACTTCAACCCGATGAGTTACCAGGGGGTGGGGGTGTGGCGAGAGGGGGTATTCTCACGCCAGCGACTGGATTAGGTGATGTTTTAGCCGAACGGTTACGCCATGCCGGAATGGTCATAGATGTGCATTTATAA